In the Tetrapisispora phaffii CBS 4417 chromosome 7, complete genome genome, one interval contains:
- the CDC43 gene encoding protein geranylgeranyltransferase type I subunit CDC43 (similar to Saccharomyces cerevisiae CDC43 (YGL155W); ancestral locus Anc_2.312), whose product MVETKKHVKFLQRHLLLLPPKAQSQDPNKLGIVYYAIAGLALLDESALSAYTKNKDWIYKHYKEFDPPSNSKRIAGFIGSQLLSLDGQVTINLSNTLFALIILNIIDDCDGRSKNINYEHIRNFVSQCQVPNGQFVSSLDSFTGLPSRVDSTDLRYCYIAVAILYFTGCRTRANFDKHIHVESLLAFVKSQECMNGGYGEYLEAHAGYTSCALSLLKLLGCEAELTESFRWHTITWLLDRQVSNTGCMSLQEDNQNYEQDDHGGFQGRENKFADTCYVFWCLNSLKILSPDNWKSLCEINIAKEFLMDKTQDKLLGGFSKTDVDDPDIYHTYLGLASLGLLDGSLNGELCIPTKYQPR is encoded by the coding sequence ATGGTCGAAACTAAGAAACatgttaaatttttacaAAGGCACCTTCTGTTGTTACCTCCAAAAGCTCAATCGCAGGACCCTAATAAGCTGGGAATAGTATATTATGCAATTGCTGGTTTAGCGTTACTAGATGAGAGTGCTTTATCTGCATAcactaaaaataaagacTGGATTTATAAACATTATAAAGAATTTGATCCTCCATCGAATTCCAAAAGAATAGCAGGTTTTATTGGCAGTCAACTTTTGTCACTTGATGGACAAGTAACCATTAATCTATCAAACACGTTATTTGCGCTAATTATCTTAAATATCATTGATGATTGTGATGGTAGAagcaaaaatataaattatgaACATATTCGGAATTTTGTCTCTCAATGTCAAGTACCCAATGGTCAATTTGTGTCTTCTCTTGATTCCTTCACTGGTTTACCATCTAGAGTTGATTCAACAGACTTGAGGTACTGTTATATTGCAGTTGCTATATTGTATTTCACTGGTTGTAGAACTAGAGCAAACTTTGATAAGCATATTCATGTCGAATCACTGCTCGCTTTTGTAAAATCTCAAGAATGCATGAACGGTGGGTATGGAGAGTATTTAGAAGCCCATGCAGGGTACACTTCGTGTGctttatctttattgaaACTGCTTGGTTGTGAAGCAGAACTTACAGAATCATTCAGATGGCATACAATTACATGGCTACTGGACAGACAAGTTTCTAATACGGGATGCATGTCTTTACAAGAAGACAATCAGAACTATGAACAGGATGACCACGGTGGATTCCAAGGAAGAGAGAATAAATTTGCGGATACATGTTACGTATTCTGGTGTTTAAATTCGCTTAAGATTCTATCACCAGATAATTGGAAATCTCTTTGTGAAATCAATATAgcaaaagaatttttaatgGATAAAACACAAGATAAATTACTGGGAGGCTTTAGTAAAACTGACGTTGATGATCCAGATATCTACCATACCTACTTGGGGTTAGCATCGTTGGGTCTATTAGATGGTTCATTGAACGGAGAACTGTGCATCCCAACAAAATATCAACCTCGATAG